In Pantoea agglomerans, the genomic stretch TGTTCAAAATGGTGCCGGCTTTGGTCAGTTCGATAAAGCCGATAATCGAGGCGAGCGCGGTGCCCTTAATCACCTGCACCGCGAAGCCGACCGTTGGCGCGATAGCGATGCGGATCGCCTGCGGCGCGATCACCCGGCACAGCGTCTGGCCGAAGCCGAGGCCGAGACAGCGCGACGCCTCCCACTGCCCTTTCGGCAGCGCGCGAATGCTGCCGAACCAGATATCGAGCAGAAAGGCGCTGGTGTAGAGCGTCAGGGCGAGCGAGGCCGCCGTCCAGGGCGCAACGTCGATGCCAAACAGCCCGACGCCGAAGAAGGCAAGAAACAGCTGCATCAGCAGCGGCGTGCCCTGGAACAGCTCGGTGTAGCAGCGGATCAGCCGCGTCAGCCACTTACGCTGCAGCAGGCGCAACAAGAGCAGCGGCAGCGTTACCAGCGTGCCGCCGACAAAGGCGGTCAGCGACAGCAGCAGGGTCCAGCGCGCCGCCAGAAGCAGGTTGCGCAAAATGTCCCAGTCGGTAAAGGTCGTCATCATGCCTGCGCTCCAAAGCATTTTCGTCCCAGCGCCAGCAGCACCTGACGCATGGCGATCGATAACAGCAGATAGATCAGCGTGGTCACCAGGTAGACCTCGAAGCTTAAAAAGGTGCGCGACTGGATCAGGTTGGCGGCGAAGGTCAGCTCTTCATAGGAGACCTGCGATACCACCGAGGAGCCGAGCATCACGATAATGCACTGGCTGACCAGCGCCGGATAGATACGCTGCAGCGACGGCGGCAGCACCACGCGCAGAAAGGTTTGCGCGCGGGTGAGGCCCAGCACGCGCCCCGCTTCCCACTGCCCTTTCGGCGTCACCTGAATGCCGGCGCGGATAATTTCGGTGCTGTAAGCGCCGAGGTTAATCAGCATCGCCAGCAGCGCCGCCTCGCCCGCCGTCAGCTTCAGCCCCAGATTGGGCAGGCCGAATACGATAAAAAAGAGCTGCACCACGAACGGCGTGTTGCGGATGATCTCAACGTAGAGGCCCCACAGGCGGCTGGCCCAGCTCGCTTTGCCGCTGCGCAGCGCCGCGCCGAGGATCCCCAGCCCAACGCCGCCGACGGTGGCCAGCACCGTCAGCTGGATCGTGACCCACAGCCCGGCGAGCAGCTCCGGCCAGTAAGGCCAGAGCGCAGGGAAATTAAGTTGCCCGAGCATAGCGCGACCTTATGCGCCGAGGCTGGCGGGCAGCGGCGCTTTCAGCCACTCTTCCGACAGTTTATTGAGCGTGCCATCTTTGATGCCCTGCTCAATCAGCGCGTCGACCTTCGCCTTCAGCGCCGGCTCCTCTTTTTTCAGGCCGATAAAGCAGGGCGAATCTTTCAGCATAAATTGCGCGACCGGCGCTTTTTGCGGGTTCTGACGGGCGATTGCCGCCACGACCAGGTTGCCGGTCGCCACATACTCCACCTGCCCGGAGAGATAGGCTGACAGCGTGGTGTTGTTATCTTCATAGCGTTTTACCTGCGCATCTTTCGGCGCAAGGCTGGTTAGCACCATATCTTCCACTGCGCCGCGCGTAACGCCGATGCTCTTGCCGCTCAGCGCCGCCGCATCTTTCAGCGTCTCGCCTTTCGGGCCGAAGACGCCGAGGAAGAACGGCGCATAGGCGCGGCTGAAGTCGATCACTTTTTCACGCTCCGGGTTTTTCCCCATACTGGAGATCACCAGATCGACCTTATCGGTTTGCAGATAGGGCACGCGATTGGCGCTGGTGACCGGCACCAGCTGCAACTTAAGTTTCATCTGTTTCGCGAGGTATTTCGCCGTATCGATGTCGTAGCCCTGCGGCTGCAGATCGGTGCCGACCGATCCAAACGGCGGGAAGTCCTGCGGCACCGCGACGCGCAGCACGCCTCGCTTCTCAATATCCTGTAGCTGATCTGCCAGCGCACTGCCGGTCTGAACCATAAGTAACGCCGCTGCCGCCACCGCCATTAACGCTTTTTTCATTATGCACCCCGGTAAGTTGACCTGAAACAAAAGATTCTTGTAAATGTGATTTGCAACTAATGTGCCAACCACGGCGGCGGTGGGTTTAGCGGCAAAAAGGGCTATTTTAAGGAAGAAAGGCGGCGTGTCGCCGCCTGGTGTGCAGGGATCAAAATGAGGCAAAGCACCAAAAAGGTGCTCTTTAACGGTGCTCCAGCTCCTCCAGCTGCTGATAGAGATCGGCGATCTGGTGAATGCGCTGGCGGCCTTGCGTCAGCATTTCATGCAGCAGCGCATTGGTCAGCAGATTAATCAGGCTCATCGCCGAGGCGTAGCTGTCGAAGGCCGATACGCTGTCGAGCGGCGCGCAGAGCTGCCAGCGCGCCAGGCCGCTCATCGACTGCGCCTGCGGCTCGCACAGCGCCAGCAGCGGGATCTGCCGCTGCTGCAGCTGCTGCATCAGCGGGCGGATCAGGCGCGGACGACGGCGAAACGCCATCACCACCACCATATCGTCGGGGGTGATATCGACCACCTCTTCCGCCAGCGTCTGGCCCGGCTGCGGCAGGACCATAACGTCCCCGCGCGCCTGCAGCAGCTGCTGGCGCAGGTGCAGCGCCAGCGGCCAGGAGTTGCGCATGCCGATAACGAAAATGCGCTTCGCCTGGGTCATCTGCTGCACCGCCTCGCCGAACTGCTGCGCGTCAAGCGCGTTGACCCACTGCGTCAGGTTTGCCATCTCCTGCTTGTAGTGGCGCGCCAGCAGTGTGTTGCCCTGCACCGCGTCGCGGTTATCGGTAAGCGGCATGCCGCTCTGGCGCAGGATGCGCAGCTCGTCGCGCATATCTTTATATTTGTCATAGCCCAGCCGGCGAAACAGGCGGCTGACGGTCGCCTTCGAGACGCCGCTGAGCCTCGCCAGTTCGGCGCTGTTATAGCTGATTAGATCGTCGAAATGGTCAAAGACGAAATCCGCAATGCGCTGCTCCTGCGGCGAGAGCTGCGGATAGTGGCTTCTGAGTCGTTCATCAAGCTGTTTCATGCGTCGTCCTGTAACTTTCGTTTCAGCAGAAGCTAGCATAATTCGATCCAGGTTACCGCCGCCGTGCGCGATGGCAAAAAACTGGAACGGCTCTTGCTTGGATCCCCGCTCTGTTACCCAATAAGACATCTCATTATGATTCAGAGCAATATGGCCCCGCTGGGCATGGCGGTGGCACCGCACCATCTCGCAAGCGAGAGCGCGCTGGCGGTACTGCGCGACGGCGGCAACGCCATCGAGGCGATGGTCGCCGCCGCCGCGACCATCGCCGTGGTCTATCCCCATATGAACGGCCTCGGCGGCGACGGCTTCTGGCTGGTGCTGCCGCCCAGTGGCGATCCCGTGGCTATCGACGCCAGCGGCGCGGCGGGTGCGCTGGCGCATCCCGATTTCTATCGCGGCGCAAGCGCCATCCCCCATCGCGGTCCAGCGGCCGCGTTAACGGTGGCTGGAACGGTAAGCGGCTGGCAGGAGGCGCTGGCCCTCTCCGGCGAGCTGGGCGGCACCCCGCTGCCGCTGCCGCGCCTGCTACGCGACGCTATCCGCTACGCCGCCGACGGTATTCCGGTTACCGCCTCGCAGGCGGCCGCCACCGCCGCCAAGCGGCACGAGCTGGAAGATCAGCCGGGATTTGCCGCGACCTTTCTGCCCGACGGCGAGCCGCCGCGTGAAGGCAGCCGCTTTACCCAGCCGGCGCTGGCGCAGACCCTCAGCCTGCTGAGCGAGCAGGGGCTGGACAGCTTCTATCGCGGCGAGCTGGCGCACCATCTGGCGCGCGAAATGTCGGCGCTCGGCATGCCGGTGACGCTGGCGGATCTGCAGCAGCAGCGCGCGCGTCGCTGCGCCCCGCTGCATGTGGCGCACAGCGAAGGCGACCTGTGGAATATCGCGCCGCCGACTCAGGGGCTGGTGTCGCTGGCGATCCTCGGCATTACCGACGCGCTGGCGATGGCGCAGGCTGACGAGGCGCAGACGGTGCACCGCATTGTCGAAGCGACGAAAAAAGCCTTTGCGCTGCGCGACGCCCATCTTACCGATCCGCGCCATATGACCTGCGAGGCGCAGTCGCTGCTGACCCAGGATCATTTCGCCACGCTGGCGAGCCAGATTAGCGAGACGCAGGCCGCGCCCTGGGGCGCTGGCCGCGGCCCCGGCGACACGGTGTGGATGGGGGTGATGGACAGCAGCGGCCTCGCCGTCTCCTTTATTCAGAGCATCTATCACGAGTTCGGCAGCGGCGTGGTCATCCCCGGCACCGGCATCACCTGGCAGAATCGCGGCGCGGCTTTTAGCCTCGACGCGGATCATCTGCTGGCGCTGGCACCGGGCAAACAGCCGTTTCACACCCTTAATCCCGCCGCCGCGCGCCTGAAGGATGGCCGCACGCTGGTCTATGGCGCAATGGGCGGCGACGGCCAGCCGCAAACGCAGGCGGCGATTTTTACCCGCCATGTGATTCAGGGCATGCCGCTGCAGCAGGCGGTGAGCGCCCCCCGCTGGCTGCTGGGTCGCACCTGGGGCCAGTCCTCCGACTCGCTCAAGCTGGAGGGCCGCTTTGCGCCGGAAACCGTCGCCAGGCTGCAGCAGCTGGGGCACGAGGTCGAGCTGCTGCCCGACTTCAGCGAGGCGGTAGGCCACGCGGGCGCTATCGTGCGCCATATCAACGGCATGCTGGAAGGCGCATGCGATCCGCGCAGCAACGGCAGCGCGAGCGGATTCTGACAGGAGAAAACAGAGATGGATCAGACAACAGACTGGGCGCGCTATCTGGCGCAGATGGAGCAGCTGCTGGCGCTGGAGCTGGACGACTCGCGTCGCGCCGAGCTGGTTATTCAGCTTGAGCGCATCGCCGCGCTGGCGGCACCGCTGATGGCGTTTCCCCTCGATGAGCGGCTCGAAGTGGCGGGAGTGTTTCATCCATGAACCTGAGCGAACTCTCTCTCCGGGCGCTGCAGCAGGCGATTCAGCGCGGCGAGATCGGCGCGCGCGAGGTCGCGCAGCAAACCCTGCAGGAAATTGAACGGCACCAGGTGATTAACGCCTGGACCGAGATCACCGCCGACCGCATGCTGCGCGAGGCGGACGCCATCGACGCGCAGCGACGCCGCGGCGACGATCTGCCGCCGCTGGCGGGCATTCCCTATGCGGTGAAGAACCTGTTCGACGTGGCGGGTCACACCACGCTGGCGGGCGCCGCCCTGTTTCAGGATCGCCCGGCGGCGACGCAGGACGCCTGGGCGGTCAGCCGCCTCAGCCGCGCCGGCGCGCTACTCTCCGGTATGCTGAATATGGACGCCTACGCCTATGGATTCACCACCGAGAACAGCCACTTCGGCGCGACGCGCAACCCGCACGATCTGGCGCGCGTGGCGGGCGGATCGTCGGGCGGCTCCGCGGCGGCGGTCGCCGCTGGTCTGGTGCACTTTGCGCTCGGCACCGATACCAATGGTTCGATCCGCGTGCCCGCGTCGCTGTGCGGCACCTTTGGCCTGAAGCCGACCTTTGGCCGCCTGTCGCGCAGCGGCAGCCACCCCTTTGTCGCCAGCCTCGATCATATCGGCCCCTTTGCGCGCCGCGTCGAGGATCTGGCGCTGGTCTACGACATGCTGCAGGGCCACGATCCGCAGGACGCCTTTCAGGCCAACCGGCCCGCCGATCCGGCGCAGGTTGGACTGGAGGTGACGGGCCAGCGCTGCGCGCTGCTGGGCGGCTTTTTCTCTACCTGGTGCGACGACGACGCGCGCGATGCGCTGGCCCGGGCCGCGCGGGCGCTGGATATCCATGATGAGGTAACGCTGCCGGAGGCGGAGCTGGCGCGATCGGCGGCCTTTATCCTGACCGCCTGCGAAGGCGGCAATCACTATCTGCCCGCGCTGCGCACCTCGCCGGCGCGCTTCGAGCCCGCCTCGCGCGAGCGGCTGCTGGCGGGCGCGATGCTGCCCGCCGCCTGGTACGTACAGGCGCAGCGCTTCCGCCGCCATTTCCAGCAGCAGGTATTGCCGCTGTTTGAACGCTTCGACGTGCTGATCGCGCCCGCTACCCCCTGCACCGCGCCGCGTATCGGCCAGGAAAGCATTCGCGTTAACGGCACCGATCTGCCGTCGCGCGCCAGTATGGGCATGCTGACGCAGCCGATCTCCTTCCTGGGTCTGCCGGTGTGCAGCGTGCCGCTGGCGACGAAGAGTGGACTGCCGATCGGGCTCCAGCTGATTGCCGCGCCCTTTAACGAAGCCGCCGCGCTGCGCGTCGCCTTCGCCCTTGAGCAACTGGGTATTACCCTGGCGCCTGCCTCTATGGATAAAACTGATGCAAACTGAAGAGATTAATTTACCGCAGGTGCTGGCGGAGCTTACCGCCGCTTTTTACCGCTACGAGCAGGCGCTGGTGAGCAATGATATCGCAACGCTCGACGCGCTCTTCTGGCACGATGAACGCACCGTGCGCCTCGGCGCGGGCGAGAACCTCTACGGCATTGAGCAGATCCGCGCCTTTCGCGCCCAGCGTCCCGCCGCCGGACTGGCGCGCACCCTGCGCAACACCGTCATCACCACCTTCGGCGAAGACTATGGCGTTTGCAGCACTGAGTTCACGCGCGAAGGCTCGACGAAAACTGGCCGTCAGCAGCAGAGCTGGGTCAGGCTGCCGCAAGGCTGGCGCATCGTCGCCGCACAGGTGAGCCTGATGAGCGAAAGCTGAGGCTAGCGGGCGCGCTGCGCCTGACGCTGCGCCGCAATCGCTTCGGCGCGCTGCAGCAGCTGCTGGAGATCATCTTCATCGATATCCAGCAGCTGGCCGCTTTCCAGCGCCTGGTGCAGATCGTCGCGGGTAATCGGCACATCCAGCGCCACCGGCTCGGGCTTCGCTTCGGCAGCGGCCAGCGGATGCGGATAGCGACGGCCCGCCAGGTTGTTGAAGATAATCGCCAGCAGCGCCAGGCAGAGAGAGTTAAGCAGGATCGGCGTCAGAATATAGTGATAGCCCAGCTGATGGACGTTGCCGCCGCCCAGAATGGCGGTCAGCGCCACCGCGCCGCTGGGTGGATGCAGGCAGCGCAGCTGAAACATGACGGCGATCGCCAGGCAGGCGGCGACGCCGCAGGCCAGCGGTGCATAAGGAATGGTCATGGCCGCGGTTACGCCAATTGCCGCCGCCACCATATTGCCGCCGACAATCGACCAGGGCTGCGCCAGCGGGCTGTTGGGTATGCCAAACAGCAGCACCGCAGAGGCGCCCATCGGCGCGACAAACCACAAATTAACCTGCCCCAGCAGCCAGTGGCTGATAAGACTGGTGATCGTCAGGCCCAGCCCGGCACCCGCGCTGGCAATCACTATCTCTTTTTTTGCCACCGGCAGCGGATGCGGCCAGAAGCGGGCAAAAAAGGTGCGCAGCGCGCCTCTCTCCTTTGCCTGACGCGTTTCACTCATCTTCACAACGTGTATTCATCAGAAAAATTACAGAAGCGGCGATTGTCGCCGATCGATTTAGCGCTAACAACCCGGCCCGGGCAGCATGGCCAGGATTCGGAATAGTGCCCAGGGCTGGCGCGACGCCAGCCCCAGAGGCTATTTGACAACCGGACTCTTTTTCAGCGACAGCGCAGAGAGGAATGCGTCGTCGAGCTGCAGATGCTGCGCCACCAGCTCGCGCGGCGTACTGGCGAGCCATTGATTAAGGGAGATATCGGCGTAGTAATCGCTTTTAAACAGCTCCAGGAACCGCAGCGGCCCGCTGCCGGTATTCTCGATATAGTGCCCCATGGCAAAGGGCACATAGCCGACGTCGCCCGCTCGATAGTCAAAGGTTCTCGCCTGGCCCGATGAGGCGAATACGCCCATACGCCCCTCGCCTGCCAGATAGTATTGCCACTCATCGTTGTTGGGATGCCAGTGCAGTTCGCGCATGCCACCCGGCGCTATCTCTACCAGCGCGGCAGCGATGGTTTTTGAGATCGGAAAAGTCGAGGAGTCGGTGATGCGCACCGTGCCGCCCGGCGCGTTAATCGGCGTCTGCGCCAGCATATGATGGGTGAATACGCGCTTAGCTTTTGGCGCGCCCCTGATGGCGTCCGCGCCCAGGCTGCCCGGCACCTTGCCGGCAAAAATATACTCATCGTCCGGGGATGGCAGCTTTGCAAAGGAGGAGACCGGCACGCTGAAATTTTTCGCCAGAATTTCCGGCGGAATATGCCTGAACCAGTCGGACAAAAGAAAGGTGCTGTCTTCATCGAAGCCGCCATCGTCAAAAGCCAGCAGAAACTCACAGCCGTCTGGCCCCAGCCCCTGAATTGAGTGCGGTATGCCCGGCGGAAAGTACCAGAGGTCGCCCACCCCGATATCGTCCACAAACCAGCCGCCGTCGGTATCGAAGGCGGTGACGCGCGCGTTGCCGAAGGTCATATAGGCCCATTCACCCTCTTTGTGCCAGTGCAGCTCGCGGATGCCGCCCGCATTCAGGCGCATATCGACCCCGGCGATGGTGGTGGAGATGCCCAGCTCGCGCTGCGTCACCTGTCGCGTCCAGCCGCCGCTGCCTTTGCGCACGTGCGCGTCGCTGAAAGAAAAGCGCAGGTTAGGCAACGTGCCGCTGTCGGTGGCGGGCGGATCGACGATATCGGGGTTTTGCGCCTCACGCGCCGGATCGTGCGGGCCGGGATCGCGCGGCGTACCGGCGGGCCAGGCGGTAATAACGTCATGGGCGTGGACCTGGCCTGCCGCCAGCGCCACCGTGCCGCCCGCCGCGAACGCCATAAAGTTTCTGCGGGAAAGTTTGCTCATAAAACCATTCCTTTTTCCGTGATTGACCTGGAATAGCTATACGCGCAAAGGGGAATGCTGGCGGCAGGCAAGATGTAACAGTTGAACAGGCGGCAGATATAATTAGCCTTGTTAATCAATTTTGCTGCGCAAATATGTTTATTTCATTTAGCTGAGGTTAAAAAATAGCAGCAGAATCGGCTTTTTCACACGCA encodes the following:
- a CDS encoding amino acid ABC transporter permease, with product MTTFTDWDILRNLLLAARWTLLLSLTAFVGGTLVTLPLLLLRLLQRKWLTRLIRCYTELFQGTPLLMQLFLAFFGVGLFGIDVAPWTAASLALTLYTSAFLLDIWFGSIRALPKGQWEASRCLGLGFGQTLCRVIAPQAIRIAIAPTVGFAVQVIKGTALASIIGFIELTKAGTILNNVTYQPFKVFGLVALGYFLMCYPLSRYSQYLEKKFHAAHHH
- a CDS encoding amino acid ABC transporter permease, giving the protein MLGQLNFPALWPYWPELLAGLWVTIQLTVLATVGGVGLGILGAALRSGKASWASRLWGLYVEIIRNTPFVVQLFFIVFGLPNLGLKLTAGEAALLAMLINLGAYSTEIIRAGIQVTPKGQWEAGRVLGLTRAQTFLRVVLPPSLQRIYPALVSQCIIVMLGSSVVSQVSYEELTFAANLIQSRTFLSFEVYLVTTLIYLLLSIAMRQVLLALGRKCFGAQA
- a CDS encoding transporter substrate-binding domain-containing protein — protein: MKKALMAVAAAALLMVQTGSALADQLQDIEKRGVLRVAVPQDFPPFGSVGTDLQPQGYDIDTAKYLAKQMKLKLQLVPVTSANRVPYLQTDKVDLVISSMGKNPEREKVIDFSRAYAPFFLGVFGPKGETLKDAAALSGKSIGVTRGAVEDMVLTSLAPKDAQVKRYEDNNTTLSAYLSGQVEYVATGNLVVAAIARQNPQKAPVAQFMLKDSPCFIGLKKEEPALKAKVDALIEQGIKDGTLNKLSEEWLKAPLPASLGA
- the hpxU gene encoding MurR/RpiR family transcriptional regulator HpxU, which encodes MKQLDERLRSHYPQLSPQEQRIADFVFDHFDDLISYNSAELARLSGVSKATVSRLFRRLGYDKYKDMRDELRILRQSGMPLTDNRDAVQGNTLLARHYKQEMANLTQWVNALDAQQFGEAVQQMTQAKRIFVIGMRNSWPLALHLRQQLLQARGDVMVLPQPGQTLAEEVVDITPDDMVVVMAFRRRPRLIRPLMQQLQQRQIPLLALCEPQAQSMSGLARWQLCAPLDSVSAFDSYASAMSLINLLTNALLHEMLTQGRQRIHQIADLYQQLEELEHR
- a CDS encoding gamma-glutamyltransferase family protein, with translation MIQSNMAPLGMAVAPHHLASESALAVLRDGGNAIEAMVAAAATIAVVYPHMNGLGGDGFWLVLPPSGDPVAIDASGAAGALAHPDFYRGASAIPHRGPAAALTVAGTVSGWQEALALSGELGGTPLPLPRLLRDAIRYAADGIPVTASQAAATAAKRHELEDQPGFAATFLPDGEPPREGSRFTQPALAQTLSLLSEQGLDSFYRGELAHHLAREMSALGMPVTLADLQQQRARRCAPLHVAHSEGDLWNIAPPTQGLVSLAILGITDALAMAQADEAQTVHRIVEATKKAFALRDAHLTDPRHMTCEAQSLLTQDHFATLASQISETQAAPWGAGRGPGDTVWMGVMDSSGLAVSFIQSIYHEFGSGVVIPGTGITWQNRGAAFSLDADHLLALAPGKQPFHTLNPAAARLKDGRTLVYGAMGGDGQPQTQAAIFTRHVIQGMPLQQAVSAPRWLLGRTWGQSSDSLKLEGRFAPETVARLQQLGHEVELLPDFSEAVGHAGAIVRHINGMLEGACDPRSNGSASGF
- the hpxX gene encoding oxalurate catabolism protein HpxX gives rise to the protein MDQTTDWARYLAQMEQLLALELDDSRRAELVIQLERIAALAAPLMAFPLDERLEVAGVFHP
- a CDS encoding AtzE family amidohydrolase: MNLSELSLRALQQAIQRGEIGAREVAQQTLQEIERHQVINAWTEITADRMLREADAIDAQRRRGDDLPPLAGIPYAVKNLFDVAGHTTLAGAALFQDRPAATQDAWAVSRLSRAGALLSGMLNMDAYAYGFTTENSHFGATRNPHDLARVAGGSSGGSAAAVAAGLVHFALGTDTNGSIRVPASLCGTFGLKPTFGRLSRSGSHPFVASLDHIGPFARRVEDLALVYDMLQGHDPQDAFQANRPADPAQVGLEVTGQRCALLGGFFSTWCDDDARDALARAARALDIHDEVTLPEAELARSAAFILTACEGGNHYLPALRTSPARFEPASRERLLAGAMLPAAWYVQAQRFRRHFQQQVLPLFERFDVLIAPATPCTAPRIGQESIRVNGTDLPSRASMGMLTQPISFLGLPVCSVPLATKSGLPIGLQLIAAPFNEAAALRVAFALEQLGITLAPASMDKTDAN
- the hpxZ gene encoding oxalurate catabolism protein HpxZ; translation: MQTEEINLPQVLAELTAAFYRYEQALVSNDIATLDALFWHDERTVRLGAGENLYGIEQIRAFRAQRPAAGLARTLRNTVITTFGEDYGVCSTEFTREGSTKTGRQQQSWVRLPQGWRIVAAQVSLMSES
- a CDS encoding HPP family protein, with amino-acid sequence MSETRQAKERGALRTFFARFWPHPLPVAKKEIVIASAGAGLGLTITSLISHWLLGQVNLWFVAPMGASAVLLFGIPNSPLAQPWSIVGGNMVAAAIGVTAAMTIPYAPLACGVAACLAIAVMFQLRCLHPPSGAVALTAILGGGNVHQLGYHYILTPILLNSLCLALLAIIFNNLAGRRYPHPLAAAEAKPEPVALDVPITRDDLHQALESGQLLDIDEDDLQQLLQRAEAIAAQRQAQRAR
- a CDS encoding cupin domain-containing protein, with protein sequence MSKLSRRNFMAFAAGGTVALAAGQVHAHDVITAWPAGTPRDPGPHDPAREAQNPDIVDPPATDSGTLPNLRFSFSDAHVRKGSGGWTRQVTQRELGISTTIAGVDMRLNAGGIRELHWHKEGEWAYMTFGNARVTAFDTDGGWFVDDIGVGDLWYFPPGIPHSIQGLGPDGCEFLLAFDDGGFDEDSTFLLSDWFRHIPPEILAKNFSVPVSSFAKLPSPDDEYIFAGKVPGSLGADAIRGAPKAKRVFTHHMLAQTPINAPGGTVRITDSSTFPISKTIAAALVEIAPGGMRELHWHPNNDEWQYYLAGEGRMGVFASSGQARTFDYRAGDVGYVPFAMGHYIENTGSGPLRFLELFKSDYYADISLNQWLASTPRELVAQHLQLDDAFLSALSLKKSPVVK